In Luteitalea sp. TBR-22, one genomic interval encodes:
- a CDS encoding M20/M25/M40 family metallo-hydrolase produces the protein MRLPIALAASCLTLAFALPAAAQDADPRIERALAQVSAERLKATVEKLAAFGTRHTLSSQTDPNRGIGAAAQWIHDQLVAASPRLKVSFDDYEIPAQGERILRDVRIRNVVAVLPGKTSRRIYVSGHYDTVARPEAPAAAAPGATGPRPASANGGFDWANGDLPAPGANDDGSGTALTMEAARVLAQSGLEFDATLVFVAFAGEEQGLVGAHLHAQKALAEKAEIDAVFNNDIVGNSRGGNGIVDAETVRVFAEGPEDSGSRQLARFIKRAAARYVPSHRVQLIARHDRFGRGGDHTAFNQRGYAGVRFSEANEDYSRQHLVADTPDGVDPVYLARNTRVNVAGVATLALAPAAPDVTTERGAPMLDRNPTGYDARLRWKASPGAVGYRIFWRDSWATDWQFERHVGNVTEIVLPDVSIDDHVFGVAAIGPGGHESLVSAYVNPPRGKVEVKTK, from the coding sequence ATGCGTCTCCCCATCGCCCTGGCCGCGTCGTGCCTGACGCTGGCCTTCGCCCTGCCTGCCGCCGCGCAGGACGCCGACCCTCGCATCGAACGCGCGCTCGCGCAGGTCTCCGCCGAGCGCCTGAAGGCCACGGTCGAGAAGCTCGCCGCGTTCGGCACCCGGCACACCCTCTCGAGCCAGACCGACCCCAACCGGGGCATCGGCGCCGCGGCCCAATGGATCCACGACCAGCTCGTCGCCGCCAGTCCACGGCTCAAGGTCAGCTTCGACGACTACGAGATCCCCGCGCAGGGCGAGCGCATCCTGCGCGACGTGCGCATCCGTAACGTCGTCGCCGTGCTGCCCGGCAAGACCTCGCGTCGGATCTACGTGAGCGGGCACTACGACACCGTCGCGCGTCCCGAGGCGCCAGCCGCGGCCGCGCCGGGCGCGACCGGCCCCCGGCCGGCGTCGGCCAACGGCGGCTTCGACTGGGCCAACGGCGACCTGCCGGCCCCCGGCGCCAACGACGATGGCAGCGGCACCGCGTTGACGATGGAGGCGGCGCGGGTGCTGGCGCAGAGCGGGCTGGAGTTCGACGCGACGCTCGTGTTCGTGGCGTTCGCGGGCGAGGAGCAGGGCCTGGTCGGGGCGCACCTGCACGCGCAGAAGGCACTCGCAGAGAAGGCGGAGATCGACGCCGTCTTCAACAACGACATCGTCGGCAACTCGCGCGGCGGCAACGGGATCGTCGACGCGGAGACGGTGCGGGTGTTCGCGGAGGGACCGGAGGATTCGGGGTCGCGGCAGTTGGCGCGCTTCATCAAGCGGGCCGCGGCGCGGTACGTGCCGTCCCATCGCGTGCAGTTGATCGCGCGGCACGATCGGTTCGGGCGCGGCGGGGACCACACGGCGTTCAACCAGCGCGGGTACGCCGGCGTGCGATTCAGCGAGGCCAACGAGGACTACTCACGCCAGCACCTCGTGGCTGACACGCCCGACGGCGTCGATCCGGTGTACCTGGCGCGGAACACGCGCGTGAACGTCGCCGGCGTGGCGACCCTGGCACTCGCGCCCGCTGCGCCTGACGTGACCACGGAGCGTGGCGCGCCGATGCTCGACCGCAACCCCACTGGCTACGACGCGCGCCTGCGCTGGAAGGCGTCACCCGGAGCCGTCGGCTACCGCATCTTCTGGCGTGACTCGTGGGCGACCGACTGGCAGTTCGAGCGCCATGTCGGCAACGTGACCGAGATCGTGTTGCCCGATGTGTCGATCGACGACCACGTCTTCGGTGTGGCCGCGATCGGCCCGGGCGGCCACGAGAGTCTGGTGTCGGCGTACGTGAACCCGCCGCGAGGGAAGGTGGAGGTCAAGACGAAGTAA
- a CDS encoding PilZ domain-containing protein gives MSIEQRQRPRIPLPNGLSGEVTVYRPLSVSDLSAFGARVETPEPLRVNSVRAFRLNLGEQTVVLKGRVCHASVRALDDHLVVYTSGIEFLDVPPMARMAIERFLERVGGQVITAEHGEIH, from the coding sequence ATGTCCATCGAACAGCGCCAGCGCCCCCGCATCCCCCTCCCGAACGGCCTCAGCGGCGAAGTGACCGTCTACCGGCCGCTGTCGGTGAGCGACCTGTCGGCGTTCGGCGCCCGCGTCGAGACTCCCGAGCCGCTCCGCGTCAACTCGGTGCGCGCGTTCCGCCTCAACCTCGGCGAGCAGACCGTCGTGCTCAAGGGCCGGGTGTGCCACGCCAGCGTCCGGGCGCTCGACGACCACCTCGTCGTCTACACCTCGGGCATCGAGTTCCTCGACGTCCCGCCGATGGCCCGCATGGCCATCGAGCGCTTCCTCGAGCGCGTCGGCGGCCAGGTCATCACCGCCGAGCACGGGGAGATTCACTAG
- a CDS encoding aldehyde dehydrogenase family protein — translation MAHTYDNYIDGQWVPARSGATYENRNPADREDLIGLFPQSGAEDVAAAVAAAKRAFQTWRLVPAPGRAEILYRAAQLFKERKDRFSDDMTREMGKVLAETAGDVQEAIDMSYLMAGEGRRLFGQTTPSELRNKFAMSVRQPIGVCGMITAWNFPMAVPSWKILPALVCGNTVVFKPAEEAPLTAINFVQTLIDAGLPPGVVNLVMGDGPGAAAPIVEHPDVSVVSFTGSTETGRRINETCARTFKKVHLEMGGKNVILVMDDAKLELAVDGAVWGGFGTTGQRCTAASRVVVHEKVYDQFLERFVARARQLVVGDGRKDGVQMGPSIHEDQLAKVMEYVAIGKAEGARLVLGGSRLQEGAHARGCFHEPTIFADVTPSMRIAKEEIFGPVVSVIKVGSLDEAIAVANDVAYGLSAAIYTQDINNAFTAMRDVYTGLFYVNAPTIGAEVHLPFGGVKATGNGHREAGIAALDVFSEWKSIYVDFSGKLQRAQMDTEQV, via the coding sequence GTGGCGCACACCTACGACAACTACATCGATGGCCAGTGGGTCCCGGCCCGGTCGGGAGCGACCTACGAGAACCGTAATCCTGCCGACCGCGAGGACCTGATCGGCCTCTTCCCCCAGTCGGGGGCGGAGGACGTGGCGGCGGCGGTCGCCGCGGCGAAGCGGGCATTCCAGACGTGGCGCCTGGTGCCGGCGCCGGGGCGGGCGGAGATCCTCTACCGGGCCGCGCAGCTGTTCAAGGAGCGGAAGGACCGCTTCTCGGACGACATGACCCGTGAGATGGGGAAGGTCCTCGCCGAGACGGCTGGCGACGTCCAGGAAGCCATCGACATGAGCTATCTCATGGCGGGGGAGGGGCGGCGGCTGTTCGGCCAGACCACACCCTCGGAATTGCGCAACAAGTTCGCGATGTCGGTGCGCCAGCCGATCGGCGTGTGCGGGATGATCACGGCCTGGAACTTCCCGATGGCGGTGCCGTCCTGGAAGATCCTGCCGGCGCTGGTCTGTGGCAACACGGTGGTGTTCAAGCCAGCCGAGGAAGCGCCGCTCACCGCCATCAACTTCGTGCAGACGCTCATCGACGCGGGCCTGCCCCCGGGCGTGGTCAACCTCGTGATGGGCGACGGCCCCGGCGCGGCGGCGCCCATCGTCGAGCATCCCGACGTGTCCGTCGTGTCGTTCACGGGCTCTACCGAGACCGGCCGTCGCATCAACGAGACCTGCGCGCGCACGTTCAAGAAGGTGCACCTGGAGATGGGCGGCAAGAACGTCATCCTGGTGATGGACGACGCGAAGCTGGAGTTGGCGGTGGATGGCGCGGTGTGGGGCGGCTTCGGCACGACCGGGCAGCGCTGCACGGCGGCCAGCCGGGTGGTGGTGCACGAGAAGGTGTACGACCAGTTCCTCGAGCGCTTCGTGGCTCGGGCGCGTCAGCTCGTGGTGGGCGACGGCCGCAAGGACGGCGTGCAGATGGGGCCGTCGATCCACGAGGACCAGCTCGCGAAGGTGATGGAGTACGTGGCGATCGGCAAGGCCGAGGGCGCGCGGCTGGTGCTCGGAGGCTCACGCCTGCAGGAAGGCGCGCACGCCCGCGGCTGCTTCCACGAGCCGACGATCTTTGCCGACGTCACGCCGTCGATGCGCATCGCGAAGGAAGAGATCTTCGGGCCCGTCGTGTCGGTGATCAAGGTGGGCTCGCTCGACGAGGCGATCGCGGTGGCCAACGACGTCGCGTACGGCCTGTCGGCGGCCATCTACACGCAGGACATCAACAACGCCTTCACGGCGATGCGCGACGTGTACACGGGGCTGTTCTACGTCAACGCGCCGACGATCGGCGCGGAGGTCCACCTGCCGTTCGGCGGCGTCAAGGCCACTGGCAACGGCCACCGCGAGGCGGGCATCGCGGCACTCGACGTGTTCAGCGAGTGGAAGTCGATCTACGTCGACTTCAGCGGCAAGCTGCAGCGCGCGCAGATGGACACGGAGCAGGTGTGA